TTGCAGTAACCATTTGAAAACTGATGTTTCTTTCAAAGGAGATTTTACTAGGCctaaaactgtattttattatttatatagtataaaaaatgttaaacaagcaAAAATGTGTCAAGTACAAGATTACACTGTGTGACAGGGTACAATGTCAGCTACTTTTTGccaaatttgatttttttttttacgtgctCCATATTAAAGtaagtgcattttatttgtgATGAACTTACAAACGTTACAGTATAATATTACTGATTATAAAAAGGATGTCACTTCCACCAAAAGTGATTACTTTTTCTTCACCTTTCTAAAACCCACCAGGTTTATCAAATGATCCAGGCATGGAGTCCAAAAGATACCAAAGTATTTACGAAGGTACAGCCAGAGAAAACAGATGGGCCCAGATGCCAGGATCTATGGAGCAGTGCTGCATGACAGACGAGGGGGGAGCTCTGATGAACAGTGATGTCCTGATGGACATTGTAAATGCGAGTAATGCATCCAGTGTCCCAGCTCCGAAGTGCAAGGAAAGTAGAGGAAAGAAGGCTGACATGCCGATGCCCCAGCTCAGTCCTGACCAGCAGCTCAGCTTCCCTGCATATAACAACTCCATCCACAGCCGCAAACCGGAAGACTCTAAAGAGCTCTCCAAAACTGTTGCTGAATCTATGGGCTTGTATATGAATGCTGCCAGGGAGGCTGAATTTGCCTTTAGCCAGCAGGGCCCACCTGCCGGATGCCAGGGCAGCCCTGGAAAACTGTACCCTCTGCGTGGCAGAGGGATCGAGGACAATCAGTCAGGGACTACTAGGAGCCCCAACATGAAAGCTCCTCCAACATCATTCCCAACTATGTCCCAGTTACCGAATGGTAGTCTTGGCGAGTGTGGGGTAGGCACTGCGCCAACATCTTCCACCTTGGCCACGGTTCTGTCCAGCCCTGCTGAAGACTCCAGCAGCATTTCCAGCCCAAGTGGAAACAACATTGTGACTTCCACCACCAGTCCCACCTACTTTGGCACTAGCCATCCTTCTCTAGGCAGTCCAGCCAGTCTGGGTCCAGTTGGTTCAGGCCTGGTACAGACTCACCGTGTCAACTCAAGCACCTGCAGCCCAGCAGAGTCCAGCACTATGGGTACTCCACCACTAGCAAGCCCCTTTAATGTGATGAAGTCACCCATCTCAAGCCCCCAGAGCATGGGAAGTGTAAGGACACCGCCGTCCTGCAGCAACAACATGAGGTCATCTGTGTCCAGTCCCACAGGAAGTGGTGGTAACTTGAGGCCTTCTGGGTCTAGTCCACCCACAGTTGGTTCCATCGCGATGTCCAGTCCCAGGAACCCCTCCAGGACCTTTTCTGTGTCAAGCCCTCCCAGCAGTCTCGGCTTGGTTCAGAATGACATCCACAGCCCCGATGGCCAAGAGCATGATTTTAAAGGCTTCAAGTTCCCCAAAGTGGAGAGCTTGGATGGGGAAATATTCAATGTTGGCCTGGACTCCATGGGGATGGTCAAATACATCAAAAATGAGCCTGACGGTGAATACAGGAGTATGTGTCTGGGTAACAGCAATGGCAATGTGCCACCTTCGCCATTTCCATCTCATATTAAGACTGAGCCCAACAGGGAAGCAACTTGCACAAATGCACACTATGGGGAACCGCAGCAGCCCATGGGACTCTTCCCAGCTACAGAGACTACATACTTGTCCTTGAGGGATAATATTGATGAATACAATCTCTCCGGGATCCTGGGACCTCCCATTTCTTCTCTTAATGGCAACTATGAGTTTGGTGTGTTTCCAAACAATGACATGCCCAAGGGGATTAAACAGGAGACCAATGATGGCAGCTATTACCAAGAGAATAATAACGTGCCCACGTCAGCTATTGTCGGTGTTAATTCAGGTGGACATTCATTTCATTACCAGATCGGAGCGCAAGGAACAATGTCGTTTTCGCGGCATGACATGCGGGACCAGACAAACTCCTTGTTGAATCTAATTTCTCCAGTTACAGCGCTAATGGAGACATGGAAAACACGCCCAGGCCTGTCACAGGCTCCACTGTCCGCCTGCGGGGAGGGCTACCCAGCCCCAGGCTGTGTCTCTGACACCATGGCAAGGTAGGAGGAAGACAGTgtgtggctgtttttttttttcttagtaacTTCTTCCTGGCAAACAAGTTATTTGAAATTTCAATTAAGTTTTTAAGGTAACTTTACTGATTGCAAAATAGCTCATAAGGTAATTTTCTGCCACCTTTATTactgatttaaatattttctgaagATTAATGTTAAGAAGCGCAAACTATTCTAAACTGGTATGTCTAATTAATTGTGACATTACAGTAATGAAATGGTTTCggaattataattaaaattataattaaaataggTTTTAACTGAATGAATGGTTTGTTGAAATAACTTCACATTTTTTACTGGAAATAACAAGAATGTCTGCCATTTATGTTGTGAAAGAGCAACAGAAGAAAACCTGAAAAATGAGTTTCAacaaacttcatgtgaaaatgaGTCAGAAGAATGTTAGTATTATGGTAGATTTGAACTGGGATCAGATTTCTCATTTGGCTCAATATAACACCTAAGTATGAggcattaatttgtttttaagacTACATTATTGATAAGCACAAGGCAGTTTGAGTCGCTGACTTGTTGTTAAACACTATAATATGATGTCACCTATATACTCATTggttgtaaatataaatgaggAGGCAAAGTTTGGTTCTTATCTGTTTTCCATTTGTGCACCAAAACGCATTCAGTGTGCTGTTATCAGGATTTTTTCCCAGAAACCCTGTGCCAAGGAAATGACTTCCTTTAGGGGTTTATGGGGTTctgctattatatatatatatatacactgtaaataattaacattgGCTTGCATGGGTTTTTATGCTATACAGGGACAATGGCATAAACAGTCAGGGTGGAGTGacctaataaaaacaaacaatagaGGGGAGGGAGCAAGTTAAATGTGTGCGTCAACAAACTTCAGTAGAAGCTTAAAGCTACACACCTCTTACATTGGCACAGCTGTTAATCCAACTTCAGAGGTCAGTGGTTATGAAACGTTGGACGAGAATccaggaaaataaaacaaaatagcGCAGCTGCAAAGAAGCTTGCATTTGGGCCTCCAGGCTTTGTTTACACTGAATCCAAAGATAAGGtactgtgtgtaagtgtgagacTTAGGCTGCACTGGCTGCACTGTTTTATGCATTAAGCTGACCTGATACAATATCTGCTGATTATTGGAGTCATAAACATATGGGCAGAAGATACCTGGTTGCATAATTTTTTACGAGCTTGCAAATAACAGGAAATCCTAGACAATGCGATAAACTTACATATTAACAGCACTGGTGTCTAATTCCTGGCAATCTGGGTAGAGTTTGGAGAGTAGTCCTGTACTTGAAgcaaaactccaccctgaaacacgtttattttgaaatatttgtgacgTGTTTAGAGATTTTAGTGCTAATCTGTTGGTTAGTTCTATATTTTCCTTATTCATGTGAGAAGTTAGTGGGTGTGTGGTGCAACTAATGACACAGAGGGACAATGTTATTGCTAGTACAGTTACAATGTCATTTAATAATCTCAAGAATCTCAACAATCTCAAGCATAAGAGATTTAAAACagtcatgttttaaaaataaagaagcaagagcttcttttctctctaCCATTTATCagcaacatcatattaatgtgAAATCCAACATAGAAATAGTGGAGATGTTGGTGCTGGTACTCagagtcccagaatgcaatgcagcaaaAGAATGCAATTAATTATGGTAGAGTCtcggcttggctagttagcgatctatgagatgacaagCACAATGGCATTAACAAGAACGTCAGAGCTTTttaagctgatctgtttgagcagagtgtataaatgaggaggtgagagagccgAAAAGACTAAAGAACCAAAGTGGAAGATTGTGTACTGATTATACATAGTGATACTTTGTCAACTTTGGATAGTCAAGGTGCCAGCTACGTGTCAAAATTAGCcataaaatcaattaaaaaagcAGCAAATTGCTgctttggcacaaaaacaaacctgaatGTTCAGCTTTTATGCCTGCAAGGCTAACCAAGGACTAAGACTGAACATGTGATGGGTTTAGTGACTTGTGGAATGTGTTCTTCTTTAATGCTATTGTGGCAGACGGTCCACTGAATTTAAACTAGTCTGCTAGCTCAAATGCTTCAAAAACAGTTAgcagtgcatttgtttaaaatagcACTAATGCAAGTCAATCAAAGCTGTCTAAAAACAAATAGTAGCATGAAAGTACTTCTAAAGTTCAGCTGGCCATAAAAGTCATTGAGAAGTCACTGGGTCATAAACCGAAATGTTAGTTTgagtacactctcagaaaaaaaaaaacctttccttgttgctggggtggaaCTCTTATTTGTACTTTTCAAATGTAAAGTGCCAGAGTAACATTGTGTcatatttgtataaattaaGAGTGAAACTAAGCCTTTGGATGGCTACTTCAGTGAAGTATTGCATTTACATAGCCACGCCaggcctcacagctccagggtcccctgGAGTTTGATCTGAGCTTGTGTCCatgtttcctttgggttctccaATTTCCTCCCAAAACCATGATAATAGGTGGATTGGCAACTATACATTACCTCTAGTTATGAATGagttttttaatgtgtgtatgcatggggccctgtgatgaactggtgtcccatccagggtgtattcctatcTCTCGCTCTCCATGTTCCCGGGATCAGCTgcgaccctgagcaggataaagtgcttcctgaagatgaatgacatAGCTGTCCCAATGCTACTTAAATGGTTTTACCCACTGAAAGTTTTTGCATCCAAATGAAATTAGACTACTGCAGACATGTAAATGATGTGAACCCATTCAAATTAGGTCTTTGCAATGACCTTGGTTTCCCCTTTTTCCTAAACAGTCCTGGTCTTGCTAAGTCTGAACCATCTCTGAGGGGTAGAAATATTGCTGACGTGTGATAAAACAAAATCCATTGACTTACACTGAAAGCACTAACAAAGAGAATAATTAGCCCCAGAgtgtagaatataatgaattCGATGGTTGCATGACCTTACAGAGTTTAAGTCAATAACCACCACAATGTGAGCAAAATGTAACAGTAGAAAACGTATGCCAGAGGTAAACCCAGAGATAAACACTGTGTCTGTGGTCTGAATCTTGATAGATATTGCTACTTTCTCCTATTCTGCTCTGAAGCCAATTTTGTGTTAGTTTTGTGCAGCTCTATGCTCTATGCTTGACCAAGAGCAAAACAGAGGTCTGTGTAGCTGATCCCAGATCATATATCTAAATCACAAATGGCTGCATAAGGGACGTGAAGGGCCTTCAAACAACACTACAGCCCTGCCAAAAGACTACAGCTGATAAAGCCTAGCCATGTGTAACTACTTTAACCATGCAAATTGTTGGAATAGGACTGAGGGTTGGACTAGTGCTGGGGAGGGGAGGCTGTGGCATTGATTCAGAAATTCATGAggtttaaaggaatacttcaaTGTTAAACCTCAAAACATCTGACCTATATTAAGAGTTGTTCAGAATGGTGTTAGGGTAGTTATTTTTGCAATCCTCAAGGTGCTTTTTGAGTTAGAGATGGCATAAAAATGACCTTTCATTGATTTCCTGAGGGCATGTTTTGGTTCAAGAAATGGCCAACATTGAAACAGCTTTGCAATACCACATGgtaaaatattttgtgaatgATTAGTATGTATTTTAACACCCTTGCTCAtcaatgtacactatatggccagaggtatgtggacacctgaccatcatacttatatgtgcccattccaaaaccgtGGGCATTAACATGGATTTGATCCCCCACTTTCTGTTGCAATAGCCTTCACTCTTGATAAGATTTTGAAAGATGGCTGTGTTGATTTGCGCTCATTAGCCACAACACCATTAGTAAGGTCAGGCACCGATGTTAAGTGAGAAGGCCTGGTTCAGGGCTCgggccactcgagttcctccagatcaaccttggcaaaccatgtcttttttggagctcgctttgtgcacagtggcgTTGTCATGAtcaaacaggtttgggccctttcGTTCTAGTGATGAGAAATCTAAATGATACAGCTTAgaaaaacattctagacaattgtgtggcaaacagtttggggaaaacccACATATGAAGGTATGAAGGTATGAAGGTCAGGCATCCACATaattttgaccatatagtgtaactatTAATCATAGTCTATGTATTGGCTACTGTAGCTTCAGCTAGTAGCTCCAGTTATCTCCATTCCCACACCATTCAAGTCCTTCATAATGTAATCAACTTCCTTAATTTAGAATCAGCTTCTGCTGCATATCTGCCCATGATGTAGAAACATTCCTATCAGGGGCTGTTTCATGTTAATTTGAATGGAAGTATATGGATGAAGAGTCAGCGTAGATGAAGGTCAAAAGCCTAAGGCGAGATACAGAGGGTAAGACATTAGGAGAGTGGGAGTCAGCTGGGCAACAGGGTCCTGGCTGTGTAAGGTGCGGAAAGTGCCAGGCAATGCTTTTGGACATTGAATGCATTTGTTGCCAAGGGCATGTCCTCATCCTTGGTAGAAAGGTTTCCTCAAGGGTGTGGGTTTTGAATGCTTAAAAGCTTCTCATAGGTTTTACTTGGAATCTTTTTTGGCGAAGCAAACACTCGGTTCTAAGGTTCTGTGTGGAATCTTAGTAGCTCCAGTTATCTCTATTCCTATGCCAAAGATTGTTTGAGTCCTTAGAAATAGCACCAGCTTCCTTAGTTAAAGAAACAGTTTCTGCTCCATATCAGACCATGATGTCAAAATGTTCCAATCCGATTTCATAGCTTTAGTATTATAAGATTCTATCTGGGAACTGTAAGACTATGGTCACAATTTAACCTTTTCTCTAAAAGTGTGCAGCATTTTGATGCATTTGATTTAACAGAAGGAATAGATATGgtcattgtaaatataaatttaatcaaCAGGTTGCAGGGCCGTGCTATATTTTACCTGTGGTCAAGGCTATAGTAGGCTGTTACAGTCTTTTTTTCTGCAACAAAAGTTCTCCAGGAGGTTGTGTTACAACAAAGGGTTTCCCTATCAGacagggttccaagtagaaccccgCATTTAGGAAGCCACGAGTTCATAATTATGTAAAGAACTATCTCTTGGGCAAAATGGTACTGTAAATATGCCATAAGTAATGGCATGTACTTAAAGGACATCCCTGCAAAGttactgctttacctctgattttTGCAAAATGCTGagcactggagactcattccataaatgccAACTTAACCACAtcaattacacatgtttttaatccattcatGTGGCGTGCCCACCATATAGGTCCATGTGAATTACctgcttctttatttttactacattgagcatgttaatataaacctatgatttgcctCCAAGAACTTATGACCAatgagaattgagaattcagcagcacatttgggtaaaattaaatcaataatcAAATTGTTGAAGAGTATTATGTTGCTGCATGgaatatacattaatattactgaaatgttttgtggTCTTGGAATTATGCCTCATAGACGTCTGTGGGAGGCAAAATGTTAAACTATGTCTGCCTCTAAAACCACACCTTAATACTCTGAACTCTGAATACATTCTGGTTAACACTGCATCCTCCTCTTAGCGTTCgctttgtttctgtctcttgtCTG
This sequence is a window from Pangasianodon hypophthalmus isolate fPanHyp1 chromosome 3, fPanHyp1.pri, whole genome shotgun sequence. Protein-coding genes within it:
- the nr3c2 gene encoding mineralocorticoid receptor — translated: MESKRYQSIYEGTARENRWAQMPGSMEQCCMTDEGGALMNSDVLMDIVNASNASSVPAPKCKESRGKKADMPMPQLSPDQQLSFPAYNNSIHSRKPEDSKELSKTVAESMGLYMNAAREAEFAFSQQGPPAGCQGSPGKLYPLRGRGIEDNQSGTTRSPNMKAPPTSFPTMSQLPNGSLGECGVGTAPTSSTLATVLSSPAEDSSSISSPSGNNIVTSTTSPTYFGTSHPSLGSPASLGPVGSGLVQTHRVNSSTCSPAESSTMGTPPLASPFNVMKSPISSPQSMGSVRTPPSCSNNMRSSVSSPTGSGGNLRPSGSSPPTVGSIAMSSPRNPSRTFSVSSPPSSLGLVQNDIHSPDGQEHDFKGFKFPKVESLDGEIFNVGLDSMGMVKYIKNEPDGEYRSMCLGNSNGNVPPSPFPSHIKTEPNREATCTNAHYGEPQQPMGLFPATETTYLSLRDNIDEYNLSGILGPPISSLNGNYEFGVFPNNDMPKGIKQETNDGSYYQENNNVPTSAIVGVNSGGHSFHYQIGAQGTMSFSRHDMRDQTNSLLNLISPVTALMETWKTRPGLSQAPLSACGEGYPAPGCVSDTMASAPLRHSSSTAKVCLVCGDEASGCHYGVVTCGSCKVFFKRAVEGQHNYLCAGRNDCIIDKIRRKNCPACRVRKCLQAGMNLGARKSKKLGKLKSVSEDSTLQNSEKELSSNMALVPRGASVAPFLSPSVCSVLELIEPEVVFAGYDNTLPDTTDHLLTSLNKLAGKQMVRVVKWAKVLPGFRTLPIEDQIMLIQYSWMCLSSFSLSWRSYKHTNAQMLYFAPDLVFNEERMHQSAMYDLCVSMKQVSQEFVRLQLTYEEFLAMKVLLLLSTVPKDGLKNQAAFEEMRVNYIKELRRSVGKATNNSGQTWQRFFQLTKLLDAMHDLVGNLLDFCFYTFRESQALKVEFPEMLVEIISDQIPKVESGLTHILYFHKK